The Helicobacter ibis DNA segment GGATACCAGAATTAATAGGAATCTTTATATCAGTAATATTCTTTATTAGATTCAAAAACCCTATTTTAAGCATACTTGCAGGGATTGTTTTTTATATTTTAGCTACAAGGATTTTTTTATGATTAAAGTTTATGGAATTAAAACTTGCGGTAGTGTGAAAAAAGCGATTAACTACCTTGAAGAAAATGGTATTGAGTTTGAATTTATTGATTTTAAAAAGCAAAAGCCAAGCAAGGAAGAGCTAGAATCTTGGCTAAAATACATATCTTTAAAGGTATTATTAAATAATAAAGGCATGACTTATAAAAAGCTAGGACTATCAAAACTATCACTAAGTGATGAAGAAATTTTTAATTATTTACTACAAGAACCATTGCTTATAAAGCGACCTGTGATAGCTACAAAAGATTCAGTTATTGTTGGATTTGATGAAGAAATATATAAGAACACAAAATGGCATTAAAAATTATTCTATTTTCATTAGCGTTCTTGCTCTTTAGTGCTTGTAGCACTAAAGATATAACTCTTCCACCACAAGATATAAATCTTTACACGCAAGAATCTTTACTAATTAATACTAAGAATTTAAAAGATTCATACCTAGAGAGCTTCTTTGCACCATTTAAAATAAAAGAAAACACAAAAACAAAGCATATCGCTTGGGCGTTAGATATGGCATATAGCACACAAGGCTATGGAGAAAATCTCTTGCCACTCAAAAAAGAAGAAATACAACTGCTAGAATCTGAAGCAAAC contains these protein-coding regions:
- a CDS encoding arsenate reductase family protein, with the translated sequence MIKVYGIKTCGSVKKAINYLEENGIEFEFIDFKKQKPSKEELESWLKYISLKVLLNNKGMTYKKLGLSKLSLSDEEIFNYLLQEPLLIKRPVIATKDSVIVGFDEEIYKNTKWH